The Engystomops pustulosus chromosome 4, aEngPut4.maternal, whole genome shotgun sequence genome contains a region encoding:
- the LOC140128507 gene encoding protein kinase C delta type-like yields the protein MSTDSRESDDMDAEEEIWRGAKRRRLTNDTSDDERKSSIKRTKLPDQEEDGKIQPTGAKKRAAISSSSDDEEKSQEKKRPRLKSGPKSKASFSGHSGVWPTGSTSTVSLKRRLLFHQVLGQGSFGKVLLAEDPSTRKHFAVKIISKVALLANADEVDVMVERRVLQLASGSPFLIHADFAFQTRGFLLLGMEYMSCGDFNTFLLAKGQLNIPSARFYAAELVCGIQHLHSKGVIHRDLKPENILMAGSGHLKISDFGLAIDNMHGDRMATGYAGTPGYMAPEILAGKEYDAGVDWYSFGVILSDMDTSERPDHPTPDDESSGFDNIMTQLLQKDPASRLGVNGNIRQHRFFQHVLWESVESLQVPPPFTFVPPKPPHRALPFHLARLVAAEAKKQPLPSKDQAMFKGFSFVNQETLEQTPSL from the exons ATGTCTACTGACTCTAGAGAAAGCGACGATATGGATGCGGAAGAAGAGATTTGGAGAGGAGCGAAGAGACGAAGACTTACCAATGACACATCGGATGATGAGAGGAAGTCTTCAATCAAGAGGACCAAACTACcagaccaggaggaagatggaaaGATTCAGCCTACTGGAGCCAAGAAGAGGGCAGCCATCTCCAGCTCATCTGATGATGAAGAGAAGAGCCAGGAGAAGAAGAGGCCAAGACTAAAATCTGGCCCAAAGTCCAAGGCCTCCTTCTCAGGACACAGCGGTGTTTGGCCAACTGGCTCCACAAGCACAGTCTCCTTAAAAAGGAGACTCCTATTCCATCAGGTGCTTGGCCAGGGAAGTTTTGGAAAGGTCCTGCTGGCGGAAGATCCATCTACCCGCAAACATTTTGCTGTTAAGATCATCAGCAAAGTAGCCCTGCTCGCCAACGCCGATGAGGTGGATGTGATGGTGGAACGACGAGTCCTACAGCTGGCATCTGGGAGCCCCTTCCTGATCCACGCAGACTTTGCATTCCAGACCAGG GGGTTTCTACTTCTTGGGATGGAGTACATGAGCTGCGGGGACTTTAACACCTTTCTACTGGCGAAGGGGCAACTTAACATCCCCAGTGCAAG ATTCTATGCCGCTGAACTCGTCTGTGGTATCCAACATCTCCACTCAAAGGGCGTCATCCACAG AGACCTGAAGCCAGAGAACATCCTAATGGCTGGAAGTGGTCACCTAAAGATCTCAGACTTCGGTCTTGCAATTGACAACATGCACGGAGATCGCATGGCCACAGGATACGCTGGAACACCTGGCTACATGGCTCCTGAGATTTTGGCTGGGAAGGAGTATGATGCCGGAGTAGATTGGTATTCCTTTGGTGTCATCTTATCAGATATGGATACCAGTGAGCGTCCTGACCATCCGACGCCCGATGATGAATCCTCCGGCTTTGATAACATCATGACACAG CTCCTTCAAAAAGATCCTGCCAGCCGCTTGGGAGTCAATGGTAACATCAGACAGCACAGGTTCTTTCAGCATGTCCTATGGGAATCTGTGGAAAGCCTGCAAGTGCCTCCACCATTCACCTTTGTA CCACCTAAACCACCTCACCGTGCTCTGCCATTCCATCTGGCCAGGCTAGTAGCAGCAGAGGCCAAAAAGCAGCCATTACCATCAAAGGACCAGGCCATGTTCAAGGGGTTTTCTTTTGTCAACCAAGAAACCCTTGAACAAACACCATCTCTATAA